GAGAGAAAGCAAGAGTTATGGAGAATTGGCGGATTTGGGAGAAGAGCTGTTATGGATAGGGCGTCTTCTTCTCACGTGTGAATAATCCATCGTAGTGAATTGGGTCGGGTCGGATCCTTGTGCTCCATTCACCACCCCTCTCTTCTCTGTTTCACCTACatatgtaaataaaaaaatgttacatGAGTGGGCTTTATGATGAATTTATTTATATGTATcttcatttttttaatattatgcTTTGTGACATTGCAGAATTATTTCTAAATGAAAGTGTTTATCAACAAATTACCTGCTAATAGAGCTTTCTTTTGGTCATTGTAGAGCACCAAATCTTGATCTCTATACCCTTCACCCTAATCAAAACATAACCTTAAACAATGTTACAAAAAAATGCAAACccaaaaaaaagtttaaaatattAATAGTTTCCCGGTTTCGATATCTTGCGGGACCCTATCAATACTCTGTTAACCAACGAGACAAGATAAAAAAACGCTTCAAGGGGTTACCATCTTGTTTAGCATCAActttcttgaaagcccagaagaAATAACCTTTTGGTCATAACCTGCAGAAAATGTAAGCATATGATATCATGCATCATCACCATGCAAGAaacattgtgtgtgtgtgtgtggggggggggggggggttcaacATATACCTAACTCATGGAAATCTTGTATCTGATGGCTAAAGAGAAAATCAGCATTAGTTGTCATCAAAAGTGAAACTCTAACACACAACAACATTATCATCATGTCAATCATCATCTCCAACCAAATCAGTAGTACCAATAATGTAGCATGTGGGATGAGATATATAGATGTTGGTTCTGTTAGAAATCAATTATCAATCAAGTGAAAGTAATAagtaagtgtgtgtgtgtgtgttatataGAGGATACACAAAAGCACAAAGTGGAGAATTTAAATATATAACAAAGAAGTGCAtagatatatataaatatatatcctAATCAGTACTCATTGAGCCTTATGGCATTATTGAACTTCTTTTTTCGTCATATATGTTAGCCGAAAGATCAAAATTTTGTCTAATTCAAAGAACGATACGTTTAACATTTACCTACAAACTATTTTGGTAAAAAAGAGGGCAAAAAAAGCGGCGCATAGAATCCGCATTGAAGAGGTTTTAAGAGACAGGAGGCTACAAATGATAACACCATTTTGGTGAAATTatcatcatatatgatgagaGGACCATTATGTTATATCAAGTTTAAACATACATCTCTGTCATACACCAAATTGCTGAAATTTGGTTACAAGTGACACAAAAGTTCATCTCATGCTTTACTTAATCAACTAGCCAACCAAACACACCTTAAAGAAGCAAGCCTCAAAACCCGAAAAGGAATTTGGTAACAAATCCTATATGCTTTTAGTTAACCTAGTATTGAAAACGTTTATTCCCCAAGGACCATTAACGGCGGATTAGCGACAAGCATCATTGTATCATGTATCACCTTCTATGAGACAAATATGAGTCATTTGTCTGTCGATGAAAGTCCTCTGATTTGTAGTGaatattaaattattttttttttggcatGAGTCTTTGGTGAAGGTAACCTCAAATCACCTTTCCATATAGTTGTGAACTTCCAAAAAGCTTAAGTTTTGGATTTTTGTGTCCATTGCACAAAAGGTAAACATGTGTATATATGCAATGAAAATCTGAAGTTGAATATGAACAAAAATAGTTTCCCTCACTAGTcactttgcatatttcacatccATCCACCATAATACAAGCTTTGTCTGGTCTACTTTAGAGATGAAGACAGAAAGGTGGATGTGATGTACCTCTTGCCCCTTGCCTCATCTCCTAtattattcttttatatatactcctttaaaaataattataagtctTTACATATGAATGATTTAATTACTATATTATTCTTTTATATACTCCTTTAAAAACAATTATAAGTATTACATATGAATGATTTAGTTAAAGTGTTAAACTAGAACTTAAAATGTTACACCAGCATTTTGTAAAGtatatttatgttatatttaacacaatttaatttttaataaaacaaggTCCAAAAATTCGACAAACAAACGTAAGAGAAGTTTTGTAAAAAGGACTACAATCTATAACTAAACAACTATTTTGTTATCAAAATGATACACAACTTAAATAATCAGGTGCAAGTTGTGACCAAACACGTGGTCCTTAAGCTTGATAGAACAAAAGACCGTTAGCGCGCTATGACATTTCTACTAATCCATACCAAGGACCGTTACTTCATAAGTAAACACTACACGCATATATACCCACAAAGGCACAAACCGTAGATAAATACGTGGAGATTTTATGTCCATGGACGCACCAACCTAATCAAGTAGACCTACGGTCAGAGGAATGTAAGGCTACCGTACATAGACTATGCAGTTTCCACCGTATTGAGCATCGTATGACAAGTGAGAAGAAACAATACCAGCACCACAAGATTACAACACTTCCACCTTAACGTTATGGTGCTTGAGCATCGACTCTCCACAACCTAGACACCTTGTATGAAACCCGAACTTTATTCTAGTTCATCAAACTCACTAAACCCACACATTTCAGTTTCACCAATAACAAAAGCAAACATGTAAACTATATGATGAGAAAACACACTCTCAAATGGATATTTGTGTTCTTGTGTACCACAAGACAACTCGTACAGCGAATATCTAATGATTTAAAACATTAAGTCATTAACATCTAATAACAAGCTTATATATGTTCATTTTCTGTGTTTCACATTTGTCTTATCTGCATATAAAGGTGTATGTACCATTACTTTATACAATATAAGTCTGCAACACATTTAGGACAAAAATAAGAAACCAGAAAGTAGGACAATGCATGCATGACATATACGTCCATgcaaataaaatgtataaaaaggACATTTCTTTTTTGCtcaactagttaatttatgtgtATATAAGAAATATCACCCGAATAAATATGAAATTCTAATTACTAAAAGCAAACAACACGCTAAATGAAGTCAAAAAAACCGAACACAAAAGACCATATTTCAACCTCGATCacaactttggaacaaagctgcACGCCTAAGAAAATTTGATTTGTATGTATAGAAAAAAAAACCCGACATCCTATAAAATTAAAGATGCATGAAATCAGAATCTACAGCATAAAAGCCCATGCTTCCATCCACGGTGCTTCTGTAAGCGTCTTCTGTCAGCCTTAGCCATTCTTACAGGACTGCTGTTCCACTCATTTTGCAATCTACAGTTTATCACAAAATTCTTGTTACATTTTATAAACAAATTGACTATAAACCATATGCAAGTCGCTCCAGACATGACACAATATCTAACTCGTATAACAAACGAGACGTGTCTAGGTTAACTTGTTTAATTAAACACATCATGTTTGTGTTGACCTGTTTAACCCGTTTAAGTGAAAAGGACAACCCGTTGGCCCGTttatgcgtgattagggtttttcaacatgcgtgattagggtccAATGAGTCAACCCGTCAACCTCACCCCTAACTTTTTCTCTACACAGTTTAGAAAAATGTGCAATTTTTGTGTTTATTCTTACATGGGAAAGGCAAAGGATCGGGTGCTAGTTGTGCTGCTATCTGATCGGAGAGAGGTGCTTCCAGAAAATGCTATCGGCCCCGAATAAGTTATATGTTCTGGAACAGGAGCTGCAACGGAGAAACTTGACTCTCCTTCACCACGATGAAGCTGATTAACCATTGCAACATTATCTGAACCCGAATCCTGGAGCTTAGGTGCACCATTCGGCACTATGGAAAGTTCAGGATGTTCAAGATTCTCCATGTTATGAACATGTTCACTACCAGTTGCTGGTTTGATACTGTTGAGATGCAAAGTGTCGTTTCCTTCCACCGCGTTTCCACTCTCATCGGGCCTTTTTGAGATTTCTTCTATTGGACTCTGCAATTAGGAAGACTACAGTTAGACCCAAACTTGCAATGGTATTTAGGTTTTGATTATGTACTGTAACTAGTGGGGTGAAACCCACGCTTTGCGGTGGGGATATTAAAATTTGTGATGTTTGGTTTCGACGACCATGAAAAAAAGTTTATTTAATAATGGTTTTATTCCACAAAATGTGTGATTTAATCCAAAAAATAAAACACTATTTTACATCgatgaaaaccataaaaatgaatattgATATCGGTTCCAATAAAACTGATACCGATATCGATATTGTTCGGTGATATCGGCTCGGTTCGTCACTGTACAACTATTTCGAAATTCGAACAGAACTCCTTTTTCTATTCATTTAACCCACCCGTGGCAGTGGGGATGTTAAATGTTGTAAGACTCGGTTTCGATGACTAGAAGTTGTTCATTTACAATCTAtcaaaaaccaaaaaaacaaataCCGATACCTGTCCCGATAACACCGATACGGTACCAATTTTGTTCTGTCGGTACCGGCTTAGTTCATTACCGTACCACAACTTCAAACACAACTACGTTTTCAATAAAATTTGTACCGGAATGTCGAGAAAAAAATTAAACACAACTGCgtattaaatttttataaaaaaaactaacaaacAGAATTTATATAAAACTATTGCGTTAAAGATGTAGGTTATTTGTAGTATAAGGGtgaaattaaaactaaaaaacaaaaaagtCAAACTATAAAGACAAAAAAAGTGAAGCTACTGTAGATGAATTTGGCAAATGTTagtatattaataataataataataataataataataataataataataataataataataataataataataataattaataataataatatgtaaaATACATTAGTTTTTCCATGTAACAACCTCATTGGTAGGGAATAGGGGTGGCAATGGGCGGGTTGGATAACAGATTCATGTCAAAACGAGTAAAATTCTAGTACGGGTCAAACCAGTTCAGGTTGGGTTAGTTAAAACACCCTGTATGGCCTGTTTGAGATACAACAAAACCCAAATCGACTCACTCACAGATCAATGTGTCAAACCTGCAACGTCTAGTAAGGTAAAAAATACTAACCTGACAAGGCTGTTGATCAATGGACTCAAGGAGAGATTTGAGTGATGGAAGAATTCGATCTTGTTCCAAAGAGGGCCCGCTATTTAAAACTACTTTCTCTGTAGAAACATCTTCCAATAAATTGTCACTTGAATAAGTAATTTTTTCATCAGGCTGCACCGCGATACCCGGATCATCAATTTCGGCAGCTTTTGAAACAGTAACCGATCGATCTTGTTCCAACGAGATCCCACTATTAGAAACTACTTTATTTGTAGAAACATTATCCAATAAATTATGActtgaaaaattcattttttcaTCAGGTTGCACCGAGATATCTTTACCATCATTTTCGGTAGCTTTAGAAACAGTAACCGATTGATCTTGTTCCGACGAGATCCCACTATTAGAAACTACTTTCTCTGTAGAAACATTATCCAATAAATTGTCACTTGAATAAATCATATTTTCATCAAGTTGCACTGAGATATCTGGACCGTCATTGTCGGTAGCTTTTGAAGCAGTAACAGAATCTGAAGAAACCATAAACCCGTCGGCAAAAGATTTCGAAATTCCATTTCCGTCGTTAATATCATCTTTAGAAATTTCCTTCGATTCATTTGGACCGACAAAGTCACTAACTTCTTCCTTGTACCCACACTCTTTGTAATCAGGTACTGGATCCTGTAAATCATGAACTGGAATCTCCATATCAATACTTATTTTGCCCATATTTCTATGATCACTGATAGGCCCGTTTAAAGCTAACGCAGCATCAACTTCATCACGATTATCTCCAATATTCATATGATCATTAGAAGGTTCTAGAACAGGCAAAGGAGTATCAACTTTCACGTCGGTTCCAGAACATAAATTAGATTCCATATAATAATCTTCCATAGTTGTAAACCTCAACTTTTCAGGATGCAGCATCTCATTATTATTCTCGTCAAACAAAAACCTTTCTCCATGAGGTATTCCTTCATCAACACAGATATCCTTAACATGAAAAGCACCCTCTTTGTAACATATTAACAACTCAGGAAATTCACATTCCGTAACATTTTTATCGGTGTAAAGTTCTGTTTCTTTCTCACAAAAATCGGATGGTCCTAAAGTTGTCAATGTATCATGCTCAATATTTGAATGCTCAAGTTCTTGAGTCCATAAGTTGAGTTTTTCATTCTCTTCATCTGATAAAAAGGGGTTTGTGTATCTTCTAGGGCTCTCTTTCATGGCTCCCTTCAGTTCATCTGTGTCAAAGTCAAAAGTCAAAATTCTTGTATAAGAAACAGACGACAAAAGTCAAAAGTCTTGTATATCAAACGACATCACGTGTGAATGTTGCGTTTCAAACGAAGTGAAAGGCCTGAAAATTTAAGTTTTCCCAACCGAAATGTGGAACTGCATCTTGTTGCTCAAAGTAAACTATATAGTCACTAGTTACTAGTTCTCTATAACAGTCAACAGCTTGCCCATAAAGTCAAAATGAATATAGAATTAAAGAAAGGTTGTCACTTGTCAGCAACATCTAACCAAAAACAAAACTTTAAAAGATTCATTAGAAGACAACAAACTAAAAGAATAACAACAAAGAGGTAACTGACTATTCTACAACATAGAAAAAGAGGAAAAGACAATACataaaagttaaaaagttatATTAAAATAAGATCCACTAAGCTCATATTAAGAGTAATTCCACTAGCATAGAACAGCTAAACAACCTTTTTTATATTCATCAGGTTTGTTCCCTTACAACCTTCTTTTTTGTCAGTTATCTTCCCTGCTAGATCAAAATTGAAATTACCAAATTTTATATTAGGGTTTCCGGCTAAAAACAAACACAACTTTACAATCTCATCACCAAATTTACCAAACCCTAGATCAATAAAGTAATAATCAGATCCGAACAAATTCACACTTTGTAACAACAAATTAACAATTAACAGTATACAGATTAAAGGCATATTTACAAAACTAACCACAGTACCTGTACACAAAATCAACCAAATTAAACACTCATCCGTCTCTTTCACCGCTTCAGAACAGACAATCAAATCTGCAAAACACAAAAACAGCCTTAAATTATTTTATTTCCGGCTGTAATCATATAACAAATCACCACAAAAAGGAAAATGAAGTAAACATACAGCACTAGATCCGAACTTTACGGACATGATAGATTAACAGAAACGAAATACGATCATATAATTATAAACAAATCACATGGCGTTTGATCTGATATACGCCAATAGTTTGTTAAAAATCAGGAGAAAATTGAATTCGAGCcacttgcaaaaaaaaaatatctaaTTATCTAAAACCTAATTACTCTAATCATCTATATTTTACAGAAGCATTTATTACATGACAGATACAGATACAGAATCAAAAGCGCCACCACTAAAAAACTACAGCATTAATTACACTAGAAAACGAAAACTCGTAACGAACACATTGATTCCGTCAAAATACATTGCACGGATCCTGAATCGATTATTTCGAAATCGCTCACCTGAACACTTAATAATCCGTTGAGATCTTcgataattacactaaaaaatcGAAAACGAACATAATGATTCCGTCAGAAACACATATATAGATCCTGAATCGATTATTTCAAAATCGCTCACCTGAACACTGAGTAATTTGTGGAGATCTTCGTTAATTAACGAAAGCGAAACTGAAAACACGAAACGAACGCAATGATTACGTCAGAAATACATAAAAAGAGATCCTGAATGATTGTTTTAAAATCGCTGACCTGAAAACGTGAAAAGTTGATGAGATCTTCGTGGACGGCGATCTGGTTACACGTGTAGATGATCGGTAGCTGTTTTCCGGCGAGTAGGTGGTGGCCGGAGGAGGTGCAACGGTGGCCGGAAAAGTGAAGAGaaaactgaaaaaggtgaatctGTTTAAAACAGAGGGGCAGTCAGATGAGTGGAATGTGACCAACTCATCAACTGAGAATGGGGATTGGGgatcttttttttaatattttagtttttatttagtTGTTGTGTCTAGTATTTTATTGATTTGGAAGTGGGGCCAGCTGGTTAAGTATGTGGGGCCCATGTTCCACCATCAACGCCATCATTGGACATGTGGGTGGTGGTTTGGTAAATTGGTTGAGGACCATGGCGGCATACATGGTGTGTTTCCTGCAATCTTACTTAATCTAATTAGAAAACCATCACTATGATGGTGATGTAGTGCTGGGCACGGATATTTAAGTTTCATCTTTGGTAGGTTCAGATAAGTTTTTCTTTTCAgatctcaagttcgagtctggaTGATagggtttctcattgaggggtttaaatttGAGAGATCTATTGTGCGAGGGCCGATGGGGCTCTCTAGCAaggacccggttaagacaacgtatgcaAGATCTTCCGAtattcgcgaataattcacacctttaaaaaaaatctaattagAAAATTACTAAAAAAAGTTTGTAATATAATGTTATCTAATTAGTAATTACAAAAAAAAGTTTGTAATATAATGTTATAATCCGTATGACTTCATACAAtatcatatatgtatatataatatatattatgtaGAATGTCGAGATTATGTTAGTAAGGTATGGATGACAAAAGCTTGAGTCACATAACAAAATTTGGAATCTTAAGTATTCGAGACAGATATACGAGTAAGTAGGTGTGTTTAACTTGATTTAAAAATTTTTCGGTCGAAATTGAAGATCTGACCAGTGGTGGACATAAGTGAAGGGGTGCGTGGGCGGGTGCCCCCTTAAAAGAAAATTTTTAGTGTATTTTGTTGCAAAAATTCAAATCGCATCTCTTGAAAGTTTGATTGAACCCCTCGTCCGTACCCAAAAAAATAATTCTTTTGTTTGCCATTGAACCCAACCGAATTTAAGTAGTAGAAAACAGAACCGAACACTAAAGTCAAGTTCGGTTTGGTTTTCGGCTTTCAACcgaattaatttttattttatctttaaaaatgttttataTCATTATATGTTACTGAATTTGGTCGGGCTAGACAAGATTGGTCTAAATGGGAAAAAAATAAATAACCATAAATTGATATTTGATTTGAACTGAATAATAATTTGAGAAACCGAATATATAATTCACTTTGGTTCAGACAAAAGAGCAATGGTTGCCGGATAAACCATTTCTTGATTTGatgttttaattatttgtttGATAGCACATCCAAATATCCTTTTAATAGAGCTAATTTTTCTCAGATAAAAGTTTAAATAGATATTTTTCATAATCAAACCAACAAATGGTTATGAACTCCAAAAATCATACTATATCTTACTCTCTTACTAATCATTATAATCAATCAtattcatttctaattttttttgaacggccaacaaaaaaGTATTTATTAATCAACTAGCAAGAAGCTAGACACCAAATGTATAAGGAAATTATACCTGAAAAGGACGGCCATCACCCGGCCCACACTAACCTACATTACATTACAATATTGAAATTACACCACTCACCCCATGTCCAATTAGGAGATCTCAATCGATTTTTTATCCACAAGTAAGACATCGACTTTGATTCTTCCACCACCCTTGATACGCTTGGATGAACCTGATTGAAAATTACGTCATTTCTTATTCTCCAAATACTCCAAATCACAACCTGAAATATAGCATTCACAATCTTCTTTTTCCTCTTAGAACCAGCCACAATAGTATATATATCCAACACATCTTTTAGGCTAAAGGCAATCAAAGATGGAATCTTAGACCATTGTGTAATCACGAGCCAAATCACCTGTGTAAAATGGCATGCCATAAACAAATGATCACTGGTTTCATCATACTCGTTACAGAAAGAACATCATGTGTCCCCAACATCAATGTTTCTAGCTGCCAATGCAGCTTTAGTTGGCAATCTCTCCATCAAAGCCCTCCAAGAGACATATTCATTTCTACTAAACCAAGCAATATAAATGTTGTAAATAATCGCAGGGCAGGTCCAATGTTTGTGGAGGCCCTAAGCAAACTGCAAAGTCGATGCCCTTTTGAATTGGTATAAAGAAAAAAATGGTTTTGTTTTCTGCCTTTCAAGTCCCAATAGGAAATTCCCAAGCAcaatatcaaaattcaaagattcgAAGGATCATTTATGAATTTATGGCAAACAGTAATCGAGTAAATCATAATATATAGAGATTATTATAAAAAATAGTCGTTAACCAACTTGGACTATCCTTGCGACGCCATTAATTTCTCCAAATTCCGCCTCTAATTTCTCATCGATTTACGACATTGAGCGCACATGGCGTTACAGTTAGGAGAAAGACGATAGGGGCCTAAATTAAAAATGATTTGCATATTACTTAGAGTTGAAATTGGTCAATTTTTATTCTAAAATTGGTTCTTGAGTTGGGCCTTACAATAAATATAGTTTTTCTTTAGTTCGTTTGGACTCATAATATAATAATACACATATACTatataaaagatttttttttaaaaaattgaaGGCCCTAGGCTCTTGCCTAGCCATGAAACAGTATAGGTACCGCCCTCAATAATCTTATCAAATATGAAGTAACAAGTTAAACATACGTGAGAAAGGTAAGAACAATTCGTAACTTTTATAAAGTTTTAGATTCACAATCCACTTAACTATGTAAAAGTAAGAATCATCAGTTTGTTTTTCATGTATCATATATTATAGAAATAGTGAATCGGTTTGTTTTTCATATGTCTCATATACATTTGACTTCGAACAAGATCTTGTAAATAATTTatgattaaataaaat
This genomic stretch from Helianthus annuus cultivar XRQ/B chromosome 8, HanXRQr2.0-SUNRISE, whole genome shotgun sequence harbors:
- the LOC110870877 gene encoding probable root meristem growth factor 8 codes for the protein MMIDMMIMLLCVRVSLLMTTNADFLFSHQIQDFHELGYDQKVISSGLSRKLMLNKMGEGYRDQDLVLYNDQKKALLAGETEKRGVVNGAQGSDPTQFTTMDYSHVRRRRPIHNSSSPKSANSP
- the LOC110872210 gene encoding uncharacterized protein LOC110872210; this encodes MKESPRRYTNPFLSDEENEKLNLWTQELEHSNIEHDTLTTLGPSDFCEKETELYTDKNVTECEFPELLICYKEGAFHVKDICVDEGIPHGERFLFDENNNEMLHPEKLRFTTMEDYYMESNLCSGTDVKVDTPLPVLEPSNDHMNIGDNRDEVDAALALNGPISDHRNMGKISIDMEIPVHDLQDPVPDYKECGYKEEVSDFVGPNESKEISKDDINDGNGISKSFADGFMVSSDSVTASKATDNDGPDISVQLDENMIYSSDNLLDNVSTEKVVSNSGISSEQDQSVTVSKATENDGKDISVQPDEKMNFSSHNLLDNVSTNKVVSNSGISLEQDRSVTVSKAAEIDDPGIAVQPDEKITYSSDNLLEDVSTEKVVLNSGPSLEQDRILPSLKSLLESIDQQPCQSPIEEISKRPDESGNAVEGNDTLHLNSIKPATGSEHVHNMENLEHPELSIVPNGAPKLQDSGSDNVAMVNQLHRGEGESSFSVAAPVPEHITYSGPIAFSGSTSLRSDSSTTSTRSFAFPILQNEWNSSPVRMAKADRRRLQKHRGWKHGLLCCRF